In a single window of the Pedococcus dokdonensis genome:
- the tmk gene encoding dTMP kinase — MTDGLFIAFEGGDGAGKSTQVALLRAAFEAAGRTVTVTRQPGGTPLGQQIRDMVLHGDHVSPRAEALLYAADKAQHADLFLRPALAAGDVVLTDRYTDSSVAYQGAGRDLGAQEIHDLNMWAVDQLVPDLTIVVDISAAEGRRRRGDVHDRLEAEGDAFHEAVRAHYLAMAQGNPQRYVVVDGTLAPDDIHAQVADRLRRMGVLP; from the coding sequence GTGACCGACGGACTCTTCATCGCCTTCGAGGGCGGCGACGGCGCGGGCAAGTCCACCCAGGTGGCCCTGCTCCGTGCGGCCTTCGAGGCCGCAGGGCGCACCGTGACGGTCACCCGCCAGCCCGGCGGCACGCCGCTGGGCCAGCAGATCCGCGACATGGTGCTGCACGGCGACCACGTCTCGCCGCGCGCCGAGGCGCTCCTCTACGCCGCCGACAAGGCCCAGCACGCCGACCTCTTCCTGCGCCCGGCGCTCGCGGCCGGCGACGTGGTGCTCACCGACCGCTACACCGACTCGTCGGTGGCCTACCAGGGCGCCGGTCGAGACCTGGGTGCCCAGGAGATCCACGACCTCAACATGTGGGCCGTCGACCAGCTCGTGCCCGACCTGACCATCGTCGTCGACATCTCGGCCGCGGAGGGGCGGCGGCGTCGTGGTGACGTCCACGACCGGCTCGAGGCCGAGGGTGACGCCTTCCACGAGGCGGTGCGGGCGCACTACCTCGCGATGGCGCAGGGCAACCCCCAGCGTTACGTCGTCGTCGACGGCACCCTCGCCCCCGACGACATCCACGCGCAGGTCGCCGACCGGCTCCGTCGGATGGGGGTCCTGCCGTGA
- a CDS encoding alpha/beta hydrolase, whose protein sequence is MTRQGRLLVATAAALAVGLSGCSLIPGDDQPAVTPVPTTARTPPAGSEALAKFYGHKLTWKGCGLGECAGLSVPMDYAKPEGEVITVQVLRMRATKKSQRLGSLVVNPGGPGASGIDYARAADFIVGKPVRQRFDVVGFDPRGVQRSSPVDCLSDEEMDDFLAQDPTPDDDSEVASFMGSMKVLGEGCLQRTGPLLGHISTEDTAKDLDILRSALGDAKLNYLGKSYGTQLGAVYAGLFPQLVGRMVLDGVLPPDLTWEESAVGQAEGFERAAHAWARDCVDDGDCPLGDSESEVMAGLGDLLKRLDRTPVPMRDGRESELTEGWATVGVAQAMYDQGSWGALTDALRQVVTQDNGTELMLIADEYARRDPSGKYTANLLEAFYAISCLDSPGRPDAKYYEDIVARAEAKAPVFGEALAWGAATCSAWPVKSGEGPRKISAEGSGPIVVIGTTRDPATPYEWAVRERAQLANARLLTFDGDGHTAYTRSNKCIDDAVNDYYTKGTVPADNLKC, encoded by the coding sequence ATGACACGACAGGGACGACTCCTGGTGGCCACCGCCGCTGCCTTGGCGGTGGGTCTCTCCGGGTGCTCCCTCATCCCGGGCGACGACCAGCCGGCGGTCACGCCGGTCCCCACCACGGCGCGGACGCCCCCGGCCGGCTCGGAGGCGCTCGCGAAGTTCTACGGGCACAAGCTGACGTGGAAGGGTTGCGGCTTGGGAGAGTGCGCCGGGCTGTCGGTGCCGATGGACTACGCCAAGCCCGAGGGCGAGGTGATCACGGTGCAGGTGCTGCGGATGCGCGCCACGAAGAAGTCGCAACGACTCGGGTCGCTCGTCGTCAACCCCGGCGGCCCCGGCGCCTCGGGCATCGACTACGCCCGTGCCGCCGACTTCATCGTCGGCAAGCCGGTGCGCCAGCGCTTCGACGTCGTGGGGTTCGACCCGCGGGGCGTGCAACGCTCCAGCCCGGTCGACTGCCTCAGCGACGAGGAGATGGACGACTTCCTGGCGCAGGACCCGACGCCCGACGACGACAGCGAGGTCGCCTCGTTCATGGGCTCGATGAAGGTGCTCGGGGAGGGGTGCCTCCAACGCACCGGGCCGCTGCTCGGCCACATCTCGACCGAGGACACCGCCAAGGACCTCGACATCCTGCGGTCGGCGCTGGGTGACGCCAAGCTCAACTACCTCGGCAAGTCCTACGGCACGCAGCTCGGTGCGGTGTATGCCGGGCTGTTCCCGCAGCTGGTCGGCCGGATGGTCCTCGACGGTGTCCTGCCGCCCGACCTCACCTGGGAGGAGTCGGCGGTCGGTCAGGCCGAGGGCTTCGAACGCGCCGCGCACGCCTGGGCCAGGGACTGCGTCGACGACGGCGACTGCCCGCTGGGCGACTCCGAGTCCGAGGTCATGGCTGGGCTCGGCGACCTGCTCAAGCGGCTCGACCGCACGCCGGTGCCGATGCGCGACGGGCGCGAGTCGGAGCTCACCGAGGGCTGGGCCACGGTCGGTGTCGCCCAGGCGATGTACGACCAGGGCTCATGGGGGGCGCTCACCGACGCACTGCGCCAGGTGGTCACGCAGGACAACGGCACCGAGCTGATGCTGATCGCCGACGAGTACGCGCGACGCGACCCCAGCGGGAAGTACACCGCCAACCTGCTCGAGGCGTTCTACGCGATCAGCTGCCTCGACAGCCCCGGGCGGCCGGACGCGAAGTACTACGAGGACATCGTCGCCAGGGCCGAGGCCAAGGCTCCGGTGTTCGGGGAGGCCCTCGCCTGGGGCGCGGCCACCTGCAGCGCCTGGCCGGTGAAGTCGGGGGAGGGCCCGCGCAAGATCAGCGCCGAGGGCAGCGGTCCGATCGTCGTGATCGGCACCACCCGCGACCCGGCCACACCCTACGAGTGGGCCGTGCGCGAGCGTGCCCAGCTGGCGAACGCGCGGTTGCTGACCTTCGACGGCGACGGCCACACGGCATACACCCGGTCAAACAAGTGCATCGACGACGCGGTCAACGACTACTACACGAAGGGCACGGTCCCGGCCGACAACCTGAAGTGCTAG
- a CDS encoding GNAT family N-acetyltransferase codes for MGRRPTDQHAPGFAGLVWPVRTRRTTLRPVTPADRDAVHTFRSREDVTTYLGRGPMTPEDVDERIAENLARAQPGHEHPLLGLVIELDDAVVGDCMVRFEPDDNGMRIAFIGYTLHPDVAGRGLATEVARALVRLCFTELGVAMVQADVFVPNIASQRVLEKAGLRRIGMTPAGSEGEGHPRMDDLLYAVTAAEWAASPHPGGRDEP; via the coding sequence ATGGGGCGCCGTCCGACCGACCAGCACGCACCTGGCTTCGCCGGGCTGGTGTGGCCGGTCCGCACGCGTCGCACGACGCTGCGGCCGGTCACGCCAGCCGACCGCGACGCGGTGCACACCTTCCGCAGCCGCGAGGACGTCACCACCTACCTCGGGCGCGGTCCGATGACTCCCGAGGACGTCGACGAGCGCATCGCCGAGAACCTGGCCCGCGCTCAGCCCGGCCACGAGCACCCGTTGCTGGGCCTCGTGATCGAGCTCGACGACGCGGTGGTGGGTGACTGCATGGTCCGCTTCGAGCCCGACGACAACGGCATGCGGATCGCCTTCATCGGCTACACCCTGCACCCCGACGTGGCCGGGCGTGGTCTGGCCACCGAGGTGGCGCGAGCACTGGTGCGGCTCTGCTTCACCGAGCTGGGGGTGGCGATGGTGCAGGCCGACGTCTTCGTCCCCAACATCGCCTCGCAGCGTGTGCTCGAGAAGGCGGGGCTCCGGCGGATCGGCATGACCCCTGCCGGCAGCGAGGGGGAGGGACACCCCCGCATGGACGACCTCCTGTATGCCGTGACCGCCGCCGAGTGGGCCGCGTCGCCGCACCCGGGTGGCCGGGACGAGCCGTGA
- a CDS encoding DNA polymerase III subunit delta': MTVWRDVIGQDTAVGTLQRAVTDPGSMTHAWLLTGPPGSGRSVAARAFAAALECPLGGCGECRECRTAVDGSHADVDVIATEGLSIKVEQARDLAAMSALRPSVGPWRVIIVEDADRLTERAADALLKAIEEPVPRTVWILCAPSLEDVVITIRSRSRHVRLRTPPAEAVAELLHRRDGVEMPMAMYAARAAQSHVGLARRLARDEGARIRRRDVISLAGRIHGVGDAIGAAADLASIADEESTAAASERDTAERKRLMELLGADPSARTQPPHIRSQLAGLEKEQKARATRHSRDVLDRSLVDLLSVYRDALILHSGAALGLVNQDSLPIVQGVARSMSAEQLLLAMDAIGTARERIGLNVAPLLALEAMAISLRVPR, translated from the coding sequence GTGACCGTCTGGCGTGACGTCATCGGCCAGGACACCGCGGTGGGCACGCTCCAGCGGGCCGTGACCGACCCCGGCTCGATGACCCACGCGTGGCTGCTCACCGGCCCCCCGGGTTCCGGGCGGTCCGTGGCGGCGCGTGCCTTCGCGGCGGCCCTCGAGTGCCCTCTGGGCGGGTGCGGGGAGTGTCGCGAGTGCCGCACCGCCGTCGACGGCTCCCACGCCGACGTCGACGTCATCGCCACCGAGGGGCTGTCGATCAAGGTCGAGCAGGCCCGCGACCTCGCCGCGATGTCGGCGCTTCGACCGTCCGTGGGACCGTGGCGGGTGATCATCGTCGAGGACGCCGACCGCCTCACCGAGCGCGCCGCCGACGCCCTGCTCAAGGCCATCGAGGAGCCGGTGCCCCGCACCGTCTGGATCCTCTGCGCGCCGTCGCTCGAGGACGTCGTCATCACCATCCGTTCGAGGTCCCGGCACGTGCGGCTGCGGACGCCGCCCGCCGAGGCGGTGGCCGAGCTGCTGCACCGGCGCGACGGGGTCGAGATGCCGATGGCCATGTATGCCGCGCGGGCCGCGCAGAGCCACGTCGGCCTGGCGCGCCGGCTGGCTCGCGACGAGGGGGCCCGGATCCGCCGCCGCGACGTGATCAGCCTGGCCGGTCGGATCCACGGGGTGGGCGACGCGATCGGCGCCGCGGCCGACCTCGCCTCCATCGCCGACGAGGAGTCCACCGCCGCGGCGTCCGAGCGCGACACCGCAGAGCGCAAGCGGCTGATGGAGCTGCTGGGCGCCGATCCGTCCGCGCGCACCCAGCCACCGCACATCCGCAGCCAGCTGGCCGGCCTCGAGAAGGAGCAGAAGGCCCGGGCCACCCGGCACTCCCGCGACGTGCTCGACCGCTCCCTGGTCGACCTGCTCTCGGTCTACCGCGATGCGCTCATCCTGCACAGCGGGGCAGCCCTCGGGCTGGTCAACCAGGACAGCCTGCCGATCGTCCAGGGTGTCGCCCGCTCGATGAGTGCCGAGCAGCTGCTGCTGGCGATGGACGCCATCGGCACCGCCCGCGAACGCATCGGCCTCAACGTCGCCCCCCTCCTCGCACTGGAGGCGATGGCGATCTCGCTGCGCGTGCCGCGGTGA
- a CDS encoding MerR family transcriptional regulator, with the protein MRETTEVLLTVGQVAERLDVTVRTLHHYDEIRLVQPSERSAAGYRLYTADDLTRLQHVVVYRRLGFALEEVALLLDHPESVEQHLRRQRAAVAQRLDEMQDLVAAIDRALEREMNDEHATAEDLKELFGDGFEDAQAEAEQRWGDSDAWKESQRRTRNYTKADWEAVKAESDALHKGFTDAMDAGEPPTSVAAMDAAEAHRLNIHERYYDCSPQFHRNLADMYTSDPRFTATYDEIRPGMAVYVRDAIYANADRQEQ; encoded by the coding sequence ATGAGGGAGACGACCGAGGTGCTGCTGACCGTGGGCCAGGTGGCCGAGCGGCTCGACGTGACGGTGCGGACGCTGCACCACTACGACGAGATCCGGCTCGTGCAGCCGAGCGAGCGGTCGGCGGCGGGCTACCGGCTCTACACGGCCGACGACCTGACCCGGCTGCAGCACGTCGTCGTCTACCGGCGGCTCGGGTTCGCCCTGGAGGAGGTCGCGCTCCTGCTGGACCACCCCGAGAGCGTCGAGCAGCACCTGCGCCGCCAACGTGCGGCCGTCGCCCAGCGCCTCGACGAGATGCAGGACCTCGTCGCGGCGATCGACCGAGCACTGGAGAGAGAGATGAACGACGAGCACGCCACCGCCGAGGACCTGAAGGAGCTCTTCGGCGACGGCTTCGAGGACGCCCAGGCCGAGGCCGAGCAGCGGTGGGGCGACAGCGACGCCTGGAAGGAGTCCCAGCGCCGCACCAGGAACTACACGAAGGCCGACTGGGAGGCGGTCAAGGCCGAGAGCGACGCCCTGCACAAGGGTTTCACCGATGCCATGGACGCGGGGGAGCCGCCGACGAGCGTGGCCGCGATGGACGCCGCCGAGGCGCACCGTCTGAACATCCACGAGCGCTACTACGACTGCTCCCCGCAGTTCCACCGCAACCTCGCCGACATGTACACCAGCGACCCGCGGTTCACCGCCACCTATGACGAGATCCGGCCGGGGATGGCGGTGTACGTCCGCGACGCCATCTACGCGAACGCGGATCGCCAGGAGCAGTAA
- a CDS encoding response regulator, which yields MIRVVVVDDHAMVRTGLAALLEASDDVAVVGQAADGREATSVVAQTLPDVVLMDLSMPVMDGVEATRGVLAAVPGAKVVVLTSFSDRRRVSEALEAGAVGYQLKDSEPADLLAAVRAAAAGHVPLDPRVARVLLPEPGSRAVDGLSPREQEVLRLVADGLANKQIGRALGITERTVKAHLGRVFRQIGVLDRTSAALWARDHLDT from the coding sequence GTGATCCGGGTCGTGGTGGTGGACGACCACGCGATGGTGCGCACCGGGCTGGCCGCCCTGCTGGAGGCCAGCGACGACGTCGCCGTCGTGGGTCAGGCGGCCGACGGACGCGAGGCCACGAGCGTCGTCGCCCAGACGCTCCCCGACGTCGTGCTGATGGACCTGTCGATGCCGGTGATGGACGGTGTCGAGGCGACCCGTGGGGTGCTCGCTGCCGTGCCCGGGGCCAAGGTCGTCGTCCTGACCTCGTTCTCCGACCGGCGGCGGGTCAGCGAGGCCCTGGAAGCCGGGGCGGTGGGCTACCAGCTCAAGGACTCCGAGCCTGCCGACCTGCTCGCCGCGGTCCGGGCGGCCGCGGCCGGGCACGTCCCCCTGGACCCCCGGGTGGCCCGGGTGCTGCTGCCCGAGCCGGGGTCCCGCGCCGTGGACGGGCTGAGCCCGCGCGAGCAGGAGGTGCTCCGCCTGGTCGCCGACGGGCTCGCGAACAAGCAGATCGGCCGGGCGCTCGGCATCACCGAGCGGACCGTGAAGGCGCACCTGGGGCGGGTGTTCCGGCAGATCGGCGTGCTCGACCGCACCAGTGCGGCCCTGTGGGCCCGCGACCACCTCGACACCTGA
- a CDS encoding serine hydrolase domain-containing protein, translated as MPDASPLDPTTVRALDRRLATEQADSRLPSVAAGLVRGGALVWSGAVGTVSGRADGEPAGTDTQYRMGSITKTFVAVEVLRLRDEGRLGLDDRIDALLPDVVGSEFGKATVAQLLSHSSGLQAETSGPWWERVQGGGWDDLLASRPALRFRPGARFHYSNVGYAVLGELVGRFREAGWDEVVHANLLQPLGMARTSTRPTGAAAPGWGVHPMADLLHVEPEHDGGAMAPAGQLWTTVEDLARWAAFLAGDTAGLLSAATLEEMCLPLVVNDTPGMAWTGAHGLGWQVWNLEGRRFAGHGGSMPGFLAGLRVDLETGDGCVVFANATSGLSPTLTPDLMRLLAEREPRPVATWHAEAQQTPALELVGDWYWGTTGYDLRLAADGHLVLGEPGKLRGTRLRPTETGWIGLDGYFDGEPLTVVRGDDGRVSHLDLASFRLSRTPYDPAADIPGDVHPDRWH; from the coding sequence ATGCCGGACGCCAGCCCGCTCGACCCCACCACCGTCCGCGCGCTCGACCGGCGGCTGGCCACCGAGCAGGCCGACAGCCGGCTGCCCTCGGTCGCGGCGGGACTGGTCCGCGGTGGCGCGCTCGTGTGGTCGGGTGCCGTCGGCACCGTCAGCGGGCGGGCCGACGGCGAGCCGGCCGGCACCGACACGCAGTACCGGATGGGGTCGATCACCAAGACCTTCGTGGCCGTCGAGGTGCTGCGCCTGCGCGACGAGGGCAGGCTCGGCCTCGACGACCGGATCGATGCCCTGCTGCCCGACGTCGTGGGGTCGGAGTTCGGCAAGGCCACCGTGGCGCAGCTGCTGTCGCACTCCTCCGGCCTCCAGGCGGAGACGTCCGGACCATGGTGGGAGCGGGTGCAGGGCGGCGGTTGGGACGACCTGCTCGCGAGCCGGCCGGCCCTACGGTTCCGTCCCGGCGCGCGGTTCCACTACTCCAACGTCGGGTATGCCGTGCTGGGCGAGCTCGTGGGCCGGTTCCGGGAGGCGGGGTGGGACGAGGTCGTGCACGCGAACCTCCTGCAGCCACTGGGAATGGCGCGGACCTCGACCCGACCGACCGGTGCGGCAGCGCCCGGGTGGGGCGTGCACCCGATGGCCGACCTCCTGCACGTCGAGCCGGAGCACGATGGTGGCGCGATGGCGCCGGCCGGCCAGCTCTGGACGACGGTCGAGGACCTCGCGCGGTGGGCGGCGTTCCTCGCAGGCGACACGGCCGGGCTGCTCTCGGCGGCGACGCTCGAGGAGATGTGCCTGCCGCTGGTCGTCAACGACACCCCCGGTATGGCGTGGACCGGGGCCCACGGCCTCGGGTGGCAGGTCTGGAACCTCGAGGGGCGGCGGTTCGCCGGCCACGGCGGGTCGATGCCCGGCTTCCTGGCGGGTCTGCGCGTCGACCTCGAGACCGGTGACGGCTGCGTGGTCTTCGCGAACGCCACCTCGGGCCTGTCGCCGACCCTCACGCCCGACCTGATGCGTCTGCTCGCCGAGCGCGAGCCACGACCGGTCGCGACCTGGCACGCGGAGGCCCAGCAGACTCCGGCGCTCGAGCTGGTCGGCGACTGGTACTGGGGCACGACCGGCTACGACCTGCGGCTCGCCGCCGACGGCCACCTGGTCCTCGGCGAGCCGGGCAAGCTGCGCGGCACCCGGTTGCGCCCGACCGAGACCGGCTGGATCGGGTTGGACGGCTACTTCGATGGCGAGCCGCTGACGGTGGTCCGCGGGGACGACGGCCGGGTCAGCCATCTCGACCTCGCGTCGTTCCGGCTGAGCCGCACCCCGTACGACCCGGCGGCCGACATCCCCGGCGACGTGCACCCCGACCGCTGGCACTGA
- a CDS encoding SIMPL domain-containing protein, with amino-acid sequence MSTQQMSRGAVAAATVVVLGAAFWAGSHSGREASAAPLVSYPIATNPTGGTAAGSPGITVTGTAQVAGKPDTLRLDLRVQTRGDTVAEALKSANAITARVQSSLSKNGVAGKDVQTSDLNIQPDYAYPTSSSPVVKGYLVSEGVTATLRNLGKSGAAISAAVTAGGNAVQVDGISLDLEDNGKLLSAARDKAVANAKTKAEQYATASGRDLGAVVSISETVSDPPPVAYDVRAAASKDSASPVPISAGSENVGVTVTVVYAFR; translated from the coding sequence ATGAGCACCCAGCAGATGTCCCGTGGAGCGGTCGCCGCGGCGACCGTCGTCGTGCTGGGAGCAGCCTTCTGGGCCGGCTCCCACTCCGGTCGGGAGGCCTCGGCCGCACCCCTCGTCTCGTACCCGATCGCCACCAACCCCACCGGTGGCACCGCAGCGGGCAGCCCCGGCATCACCGTCACCGGCACTGCTCAGGTCGCCGGCAAGCCCGACACCCTGCGGCTCGACCTCCGCGTCCAGACCCGCGGTGACACGGTGGCCGAGGCGCTCAAGTCGGCCAACGCGATCACCGCCCGCGTGCAGTCCTCGCTGAGCAAGAACGGCGTCGCCGGCAAGGACGTCCAGACCTCCGACCTCAACATCCAGCCCGACTACGCCTATCCGACCAGCTCCAGCCCGGTCGTCAAGGGCTACCTCGTCAGCGAGGGCGTCACAGCGACCCTGCGCAACCTCGGCAAGTCCGGGGCAGCGATCAGCGCCGCGGTCACGGCCGGCGGGAACGCGGTGCAGGTCGACGGGATCAGCCTCGACCTCGAGGACAACGGCAAGCTGCTCAGTGCCGCCCGCGACAAGGCCGTCGCCAACGCGAAGACCAAGGCGGAGCAGTACGCGACGGCGTCCGGGCGTGACCTCGGCGCCGTCGTCAGCATCTCCGAAACGGTCTCGGACCCGCCGCCGGTCGCCTACGACGTGCGTGCTGCGGCGAGCAAGGACAGCGCCTCGCCGGTGCCGATCAGTGCCGGCAGCGAGAACGTCGGCGTGACCGTCACCGTGGTCTACGCCTTCCGCTGA
- a CDS encoding sensor histidine kinase: protein MVTQVVGGLAVVLLVVGLLGSWAAQRLAEREAVTDAATIADVLAEAVITPSLTDALADGDAAAVTAMDAVVRERVLGPRVIRVKLWSPEGKVLYADEPQLVGRTFPLSDDQRVALSQPQTKAEVSALDSTENEFETGGRALEVYRPVWTPSGRELLFETYSPYDSVSQRSGQLWRGFAGVTVSSLLLLVVLTAPILWRLLRRLGEARRQRERLLERTLEASEAERRRIAATLHDGPVQDLVASAFVAAGSAARAEASGQPRMADDLRGLAASVRGNIRTLRTLLVDIYPPSLASAGLATALVDLAQSAAARGLTVQVDVEGADDLGLTEDQERLVHRVAQECLRNAAKHAAPCTATIRLAREGGSVVLDVLDDGPGFDPAGLDTPAEGHFGLRVLADLASDAGAVLQVASRPGAGTHWRMAIQPEGDGAEVGS from the coding sequence GTGGTTACCCAGGTCGTGGGCGGCCTGGCCGTGGTGCTGCTGGTGGTGGGCCTGCTCGGGTCGTGGGCCGCGCAGCGGCTGGCCGAGCGCGAGGCGGTGACCGACGCGGCGACCATCGCCGACGTGCTGGCGGAGGCGGTGATCACGCCGTCGCTCACCGACGCGCTCGCGGACGGTGACGCCGCGGCCGTGACGGCGATGGACGCGGTGGTGCGTGAGCGGGTGCTCGGGCCACGCGTCATACGGGTGAAGCTCTGGTCACCGGAGGGGAAGGTGCTCTATGCCGACGAGCCGCAGCTCGTCGGCCGCACCTTCCCGCTCAGCGACGACCAGCGGGTCGCGCTCTCCCAGCCCCAGACCAAGGCCGAGGTGTCCGCGCTGGACTCGACCGAGAACGAGTTCGAGACCGGCGGCCGGGCGCTCGAGGTCTACCGGCCGGTCTGGACGCCGAGCGGCCGGGAGCTGCTCTTCGAGACCTACTCGCCCTACGACTCGGTGAGCCAGCGCAGCGGTCAACTGTGGCGCGGCTTCGCCGGGGTCACCGTGAGCAGCCTCCTGCTGCTCGTGGTCCTGACCGCGCCGATCCTCTGGCGGCTGCTGCGCCGGCTCGGTGAGGCCCGGCGCCAGCGTGAGCGGCTGCTCGAGCGCACCCTGGAGGCGTCGGAGGCGGAGCGGCGGCGGATCGCCGCGACGCTGCACGACGGGCCGGTCCAGGACCTGGTGGCTTCGGCCTTCGTCGCGGCGGGTTCCGCGGCGCGAGCCGAGGCGTCCGGCCAGCCCCGCATGGCCGACGACCTGCGCGGGCTGGCTGCCTCGGTGCGCGGCAACATCCGCACCCTGCGCACCCTGCTCGTCGACATCTACCCACCGAGCCTGGCCAGTGCCGGCCTCGCGACCGCGCTCGTCGACCTCGCGCAGTCGGCTGCTGCTCGCGGCCTCACCGTGCAGGTCGACGTCGAGGGGGCGGACGACCTCGGGTTGACCGAGGACCAGGAGCGGCTGGTGCACCGGGTCGCGCAGGAGTGCCTGCGCAACGCCGCGAAGCACGCCGCACCCTGCACGGCGACGATCCGGCTCGCGCGCGAGGGTGGGTCCGTGGTGCTGGACGTGCTCGACGACGGCCCGGGCTTCGACCCGGCCGGTCTCGACACCCCGGCCGAGGGTCACTTCGGGCTGCGGGTGCTGGCCGACCTGGCGAGCGACGCGGGAGCGGTGTTGCAGGTGGCTTCGCGGCCGGGTGCGGGCACGCACTGGCGGATGGCCATCCAGCCGGAGGGTGACGGCGCGGAGGTGGGCTCGTGA